The Fimbriimonadaceae bacterium nucleotide sequence GGCGACGGCGGCGAGCACGGTGGCCAGTTCGCGGATGTGCCCGGTGTTGACCTTCTTGTCGAAGAGGGTCGCCATACCTGCCTCGCTCTTGATGAAGTCGTGGACGGACGCCTGTTCGGTGTGGCCGTCGGGGAACACGACGGTGACGGGGTCGTCGCCGGGATAGAACTGTTGCTTGGCGGAGCGGAGTTGGGCAAGGCGGAACGGCTTGGAGAGGAGCCCGGCCCGCTGGAAGACGGCGACGAGACGCTTGTCGTGCACACAGGCCATGTTCGCGTCGGGCCCCTTCCGTTCCTCGCCCGTGGCCAAGTCGAGCACGACGAGCGCACCGTCGGCGTCGACCTCGACGCCGTAGTCATGGAAGTCCTTCTTGAAGTTCACGGGGTCGGACGTCTTGTAGGCGAGCATCATCTTGCCCAGAGACCCGGCGCCCTCCTTCAGGGAAGCGAACTGGATGAAGCCGATGGAGACGTAGCCGGTGTCGTAGGTGTTGACGGCGTCAAAGCCACCTTCAAGAAGCGAGACCGCCCCCATGACGCGTCGGTCGGACGCGGAAAGCCCGGCGTCGACAAACAGGCGGTCTAGTTCTGCCGGTGCCATCTCTTTGACCGGCACCCCCTCGCTGGCGACCCCGTCGGCGAACCGATAGTACGCGTACTTGCGCCTGACCTTGACGTTGTCGTGGTAGCGCACGATGAGGTCGTCAAACTGGACGGTGAAGTCGGTGCGCCGCATCGTCAAGTAGAACGGCGGGGGCGGTGCCCCGACGAGGGCGACCATGTCGGCCGGGCAGGGGCCAGGGTCGGCGGGCGGCATGGGCAGCCGTGGGGCGCCTCCCCGGGCGGCGGGGAAGTTGAGGTCGACGGCCTTGTGCTTGGCGACGCCCTCGTCGTGGTTTACCTTGGCGTCGATCCAAGCGTCCGCCGCCTTCTGTTCCGGTGTCTTGCCGGCGGGGTCCTGGGTGGGGATCACCTTGCCGCCGTTGCCTTGCCGGGCCTTGAGATAGGCGAGGAGCCATGTGCTTGCCTCCGGGTTGTACACCGCGGCCCAGGGGCCCATTGTCTCGGCGTCGATGACCGGCTTGGTCGTCAGCCGGTACTCAGGCTTCCAAAATTCGACGATTTGCCGGGCTTCGTCCGGCGTGAACAGAGCGGCATGGCCCACGATGGCGGCGGCGACGATTGTCACCATGTCTCGAAGGATATCAGCCTCCGTTCTGTTTTGGTGGCTTTTCCACGGGCTTTTTCTTAAGGGGCGACTCGAAGTCTTCGGGTTTGCGCGGTTCGGGAGGCGGGCCGAGGGGAATCGCGACCTTGGGGTCGGCACCCTCGGGAAGCTGGGGCGCCGTTTCCTCGCGGGGCGGTGCGGCGGGAGTCGTCGCCGTCCCCCCGTGCGGTTCCCAGGCCAAGGGGTTGGCGGGGCGCAGGACACCCGGCCCGGCGGTGGTGCCGGGCAGGGGCGGCGGCGCGGGGCGGCTACTGGCCACGGCGGCCCCTGGTTTGCTGAGCCCGGCGACCGCGGTGAAGTCTTGGCGGTAGCGCAGGGCACGGACGAAGTCACCCTCGTAGACGGCAAGGTCGGCGGCGGAGCGGGCGCCGGACCTGACCGCTTGTCCTTGCACGACGTTGAGGACGGTGCTGACGTCACCGGTGTTGACGCTCCGGTCGAGCAAGGTCGCCATGCCCGCGTCGGATCTGAACACGTCCGCCAGGCGGGCAGTGTACGTCCTGCCGCCGGTCGTCCAGGTGGCCCGCTTGTCCCCGGGCCAGAAGAGGGCGATGGCGGTGCGGACTTGGGCGGCCTGGAACCCGGGGCTTAACCGTCCGGCGCGGGACAGGACGGCGGCAAGCCGGGCGTCGGTGCGCACCCGCCACGCGGCGGCGGCGGCATGGAGTTCCCACCCCGTGGCCGGGTCGATGACGACCAGGGCGCCGTCGGGCGTGACGTCGATGCCGAACCGGTGGAGGTGCTTGACGAAACCGGCCTTGTCCGCGTTACGCCAGGCCAAGAGGACCGACCCCAGGGAGCCACGGCCTTCGGCCATCGCGGCGAACTGGACGATGCCGACGCTGACGCGGCCGGTGTCGTAGGTGTTGACGGTGTCGAACCCGCCTTCCAGGCGGGCGACGGCCTGCAGGACGCGCCCGCGCTGGTCGTTGGCGCCGACCTGGCGGCGGGCGGCGGCCCAGAACGACTCGCCGGTCGCCACGCCGGGGATGTCCACCCCGCCGACGGTGCGCAGGTAGGGAAACTCGCGGCGGGTCTTGGGAGTGTCGGCGGTGAAGACGGTGCAATCGGGGAGTGCCACCGTGTACCGGCGGGCATGGAAGGGCCGGGCGAACCGGGGTGCCTCGCCGACCAACTGTCGGACCCGTGCGGGGGTGTCGGCCCGGGCGTCGGGCAGGGGTTCACGCCCCTCGTTGAGCGCCTTGGCCTCTTGTTCGGCGACAGCATAGTCGACGTCGATCCGGCGGCGGAGCCAGACGTTGGCGTCGATCTGGTCGCGGGTCACGGGAGTGGGGTCGCGGTCGGGCATGACGGGCTGGCCGGGATAGAAAGCCTTGTAGTAGGCAAGGAGCCATGCGGAGCCTTCCGCAGTCGGTGCCGCGACGTAGGGGGCACCAGGGTTCTGGTCTTCGACCCGGAACCGGTCGGGACTGGCCCACCAGGCGCGGACAGCGGCGGTCTCAGACGCCCCGAAACGCGTGACCATCAGGGGATCGATGACACGGTTGGCGAGGGCGACGATCAGGCAGGCGAGCATGGCCGCTATGGCTTTGGACGCCCGGCGGCCGGGCTTGGGTTCAGTTGAGCCGAGACGCCTTGAGCCGGACCTGGGCGAGTTCAATCTCTTCGACGGCCCGCTCGGTCGTCATCGAACTGGCCTCGCCCCGGAGCGCGCGGCGGGCCTCTTCGAGGATCCTCTCGGCCTCGGCCACGTCGATCTCGGTGCTCCGTTGGGCGTGCGCGGCCAAGACGATGACCTTGTTGTTCGCGATCTCGGCGAATCCTCCCGAGGTGGTCACGTAGTGACGCTGGCCGCCGTTGTCGCGAAACTCCACGATGCCCGGGCGCAGGGCGACGATAGTCGCCTCGTGGTTGGCCTGGACACCCAGGTAACCCTCGACACCCGGCAACACGACCGCCTCGACATTGTCTTCGAACACCGTCCGGTCGGGGGAGACGACGGAAAGATGGAACTCGGTGGCCATGGTGGTCGGCGGCGATGTTACCCTCGCCGCCGACGGCGGCTCAGAGACCTCGTAGGGCGGCGACGAGGGTGTCTTGCTCTTCCTTGGAGAGTTGGGGGGCCTTGCGCGGCGGCATACGCCGTGACTCGACCAGGTCAGCGGCCTTGGCCAGCTTGTCCTTCATCGCTTCGGCGTCCTTCTTGGACTTGATGGCGCCAAGATCCAGGCCGCCCTTGGCGTCCGCGCCGGTGTGGCAGGCAGAGCAACGGCTGGCGATCAGCGGCAGGGCGTCCTTCTCGAGGTCGACCTGGGCGGCAGCCCCGGTAAGCTCCTTGTCCTTGGCGGTCTTTTC carries:
- the atpC gene encoding ATP synthase F1 subunit epsilon, whose product is MATEFHLSVVSPDRTVFEDNVEAVVLPGVEGYLGVQANHEATIVALRPGIVEFRDNGGQRHYVTTSGGFAEIANNKVIVLAAHAQRSTEIDVAEAERILEEARRALRGEASSMTTERAVEEIELAQVRLKASRLN